In the Pseudolabrys taiwanensis genome, one interval contains:
- the mobB gene encoding molybdopterin-guanine dinucleotide biosynthesis protein B, with amino-acid sequence MSKAIRAAGGISELARALGISQPSVSNWARVPAERVIAVETVTGVHRKILRPDLYATNEDDDGPDARGGRRATRIIGLAGWSGSGKTTVIKKVIPRLIERGISVSTLKHAHHGFDLDQPGKDSFFHRTAGATEVIISSSKRWAILHELREEEEWDLPDLVRKMSPVDLILVEGFKRDAFPKLEVHRAENAKPLIQPVDPYIVAIASDVELPDARVPVIDLNDVEGIAELLLKHAILVSDAKAIRDN; translated from the coding sequence TTGTCAAAAGCCATTCGGGCCGCCGGCGGCATCAGCGAACTGGCGCGGGCCCTTGGCATTTCCCAGCCATCGGTCTCGAACTGGGCGCGCGTTCCGGCCGAGCGGGTCATCGCTGTGGAAACGGTGACGGGCGTGCACCGCAAGATTCTGCGGCCCGATCTCTACGCGACCAACGAGGATGACGACGGCCCGGATGCGCGGGGGGGGAGGCGGGCGACCCGGATTATCGGCCTTGCCGGCTGGAGCGGCTCTGGCAAGACGACGGTGATCAAGAAGGTGATCCCCCGCCTGATCGAGCGCGGCATCAGCGTGTCGACGCTCAAGCATGCGCATCACGGCTTCGATCTCGATCAGCCGGGCAAGGATTCCTTCTTCCACCGCACCGCCGGCGCGACGGAGGTCATCATCTCCTCGTCCAAGCGTTGGGCCATCCTGCACGAGCTGCGCGAGGAAGAAGAGTGGGACCTGCCCGACCTGGTGCGTAAGATGTCGCCGGTGGATCTGATCCTGGTCGAAGGCTTCAAGCGCGACGCCTTCCCCAAGCTCGAAGTGCACCGGGCCGAAAATGCCAAGCCGCTGATCCAGCCCGTCGATCCTTATATCGTGGCGATCGCCTCCGACGTCGAATTGCCGGACGCGCGGGTGCCGGTGATCGACCTCAACGATGTCGAGGGCATCGCCGAGCTGTTGCTTAAGCACGCAATATTGGTGTCGGACGCCAAAGCCATTCGGGACAACTGA
- the mobA gene encoding molybdenum cofactor guanylyltransferase MobA, which produces MNTPYPPTFGLVLAGGLARRMGGGDKARIEIGGVTILDRVLATLSAQCAGIVINANGDPGRFADTGCVVIPDNVEGYPGPLAGILAGLDWLAAQNNGIEWMMSVPGDCPFLPDDLVERLHAARRKMGAGVPLACARSGEWRHPVIGLWPLALRDDLRKALVEEDLRKIEVWTARHGIAIADWPTDPIDPFFNVNTKEDAAEAERIALQHS; this is translated from the coding sequence ATGAACACGCCCTACCCTCCCACTTTCGGTCTCGTCCTCGCCGGCGGCCTTGCGCGCCGGATGGGCGGCGGCGACAAGGCACGCATCGAAATCGGCGGCGTCACCATTCTTGACCGCGTGCTGGCGACGTTGTCGGCGCAGTGCGCCGGCATCGTGATCAACGCCAACGGCGATCCGGGGCGTTTCGCCGACACCGGCTGCGTGGTCATTCCCGACAATGTGGAAGGCTATCCCGGCCCGCTTGCCGGCATCCTCGCCGGTCTCGATTGGCTGGCCGCGCAGAACAACGGCATCGAATGGATGATGAGCGTGCCGGGCGACTGCCCGTTCCTGCCTGACGATCTGGTCGAGAGGCTGCATGCCGCGCGGCGCAAGATGGGCGCCGGCGTGCCGCTCGCCTGCGCGCGTTCCGGCGAATGGCGCCACCCTGTGATCGGCCTCTGGCCGTTGGCCCTGCGCGATGACCTGCGTAAGGCGCTCGTCGAAGAGGACCTGCGCAAGATCGAGGTCTGGACCGCCCGGCATGGCATCGCGATCGCTGACTGGCCGACCGATCCGATCGATCCATTCTTCAACGTCAATACCAAGGAAGACGCCGCCGAGGCCGAGCGCATCGCGCTTCAGCACAGCTAG
- the glp gene encoding gephyrin-like molybdotransferase Glp, translated as MAQLTDDCFAFSGPLLRLDDMERLIAERITPVKESEVVALGGARGRVLVSDVVAPVDLPPFDNSAVDGYAVRHADLNKEADTRLTIAGRVTAGRAADAAIGKGEAVRIFTGAPMPAGADTVFMQEDVTVDGETVVVPKGLKLGANRRLAGEDVPKGQTVLPAGTVLEPQHIALAAALGITSLDVRRRLTVAIFSTGDEVVEPGKPLGRAAIYDANRYLLRELLERLGAVVTDLGIIADQPEALAHALQAAARTHDLIVTSGGVSTGEADYVRTAVERIGSLVFWRVAIKPGRPVALGVIRDADDSAAFIGLPGNPVAVFVTFVRVVRPLLRQLAGARADVLTPLPVRSSFAYKKKKDRREYVRVALRRGADGELEAVKHPQDGAGVLTSLTQTDGLLELPEDITTVAPGDRVGFLSYASLIG; from the coding sequence ATGGCCCAACTCACCGATGACTGCTTCGCGTTTTCCGGGCCGCTGCTGCGGCTGGACGACATGGAGCGGCTCATCGCCGAGCGCATTACGCCCGTCAAAGAGAGCGAGGTCGTAGCGCTCGGCGGCGCGCGCGGACGTGTGTTGGTGTCCGACGTCGTCGCGCCCGTCGATCTGCCGCCGTTCGATAACTCGGCTGTCGACGGCTATGCGGTGCGTCATGCCGATCTCAACAAGGAGGCCGACACACGGCTCACGATCGCAGGCCGGGTGACGGCGGGGCGCGCGGCGGACGCTGCCATAGGGAAGGGCGAGGCGGTCCGTATCTTCACAGGCGCGCCGATGCCAGCCGGCGCCGACACGGTCTTCATGCAGGAAGACGTCACTGTCGATGGTGAGACGGTGGTCGTTCCGAAGGGCTTGAAGCTGGGCGCCAACAGGCGGCTCGCGGGGGAGGATGTGCCGAAAGGCCAGACGGTGCTGCCCGCCGGCACGGTGCTCGAGCCGCAGCACATCGCGCTTGCCGCGGCATTGGGCATTACGTCTCTCGACGTGAGGCGGCGACTGACGGTTGCGATCTTCTCGACGGGCGACGAGGTGGTCGAGCCCGGCAAGCCTCTCGGCCGCGCAGCGATCTACGATGCCAACCGCTATTTACTGCGCGAGCTGCTCGAACGACTCGGTGCGGTGGTGACCGATCTCGGCATCATTGCCGACCAACCGGAAGCGTTGGCGCACGCGTTACAGGCGGCAGCCCGCACGCACGATCTCATCGTCACGTCGGGTGGCGTCTCGACGGGTGAAGCCGACTATGTCCGAACCGCCGTCGAACGCATCGGCAGCCTGGTGTTCTGGCGCGTCGCCATCAAGCCGGGCCGGCCAGTGGCGCTCGGCGTCATCCGTGACGCTGACGATAGCGCCGCCTTCATCGGCTTGCCGGGCAATCCGGTCGCCGTATTCGTCACTTTCGTGCGCGTCGTGCGGCCGCTGCTGCGCCAACTGGCCGGTGCGCGCGCCGACGTGCTGACACCGCTGCCGGTGCGTTCGAGCTTTGCCTACAAGAAGAAAAAAGACCGCCGCGAGTATGTGCGTGTGGCGCTGCGGCGCGGCGCCGATGGCGAACTTGAAGCGGTGAAGCACCCGCAGGACGGCGCCGGCGTCCTCACGTCATTGACGCAGACCGATGGGCTTCTGGAACTGCCGGAAGACATCACAACGGTGGCGCCGGGCGATCGCGTCGGTTTTCTTTCATATGCCAGCCTGATCGGCTAG
- a CDS encoding formate dehydrogenase accessory sulfurtransferase FdhD: protein MTTDSYIIRPNPDDPRLTERVTGVDQTGAHIETAVTVERALTIFLNSQEIVTAMTINDYPEYLAIGYLLNQHMLLPDDEVTGVDYDEELAVVVVRTKRKTNYEKKLKKKVQTSGCAQGTVFGDLMEALEGVELPKATLRTSWLYKLTQEINTTPSLYLEAGAIHGCVLAQEDKPLVYMEDVGRHNAVDKIAGWMFKEKVAAGDKIFYTTGRLTSEMVIKTVRMGIPILISRSGFTAWGVELARKANLTLIGRARGKRFIALAGEDRIVFDQDLAYVEEESSKHRRKAAVDD from the coding sequence ATGACCACCGACTCCTACATCATCCGTCCCAACCCGGACGACCCGCGGCTCACCGAGCGCGTCACCGGCGTCGACCAGACCGGGGCGCACATCGAGACCGCCGTCACGGTCGAGCGGGCGCTCACGATCTTCCTGAACAGCCAGGAGATCGTCACGGCGATGACCATCAACGACTATCCGGAATATCTGGCGATCGGCTATCTGCTCAACCAGCACATGCTGCTGCCGGACGATGAAGTGACCGGCGTCGACTACGACGAGGAGTTGGCGGTCGTCGTGGTGCGCACCAAACGCAAGACCAACTACGAGAAGAAGCTGAAGAAGAAGGTGCAGACCTCCGGCTGCGCGCAGGGCACCGTTTTCGGCGACCTGATGGAGGCGCTGGAAGGCGTCGAACTGCCGAAGGCAACCTTGCGCACCTCCTGGCTCTACAAGCTGACACAGGAAATCAATACGACGCCGTCGCTTTATCTCGAGGCCGGCGCGATCCATGGCTGCGTGCTGGCGCAGGAGGACAAGCCGCTCGTCTACATGGAGGACGTCGGCCGCCATAACGCCGTCGACAAGATCGCCGGCTGGATGTTCAAGGAGAAGGTCGCCGCGGGCGACAAGATCTTCTACACCACCGGACGCCTCACCTCCGAGATGGTGATCAAGACCGTGCGCATGGGCATTCCGATCCTGATCTCGCGGTCGGGCTTCACCGCCTGGGGCGTGGAACTCGCGCGCAAGGCTAATCTCACCTTGATCGGCCGTGCCCGCGGCAAACGCTTCATCGCGCTTGCCGGCGAAGACCGCATCGTGTTCGACCAGGACTTGGCCTATGTCGAGGAAGAGAGTTCGAAGCATCGACGCAAGGCCGCGGTGGATGATTGA